TGGCAAATGGTTTTTCCATTTCGATGACGAGATCAGGTTCGCCGAGTTGAGAGCCATCTGGATAATGGGGCAGGGGAGGAATGAGGGAAGATTCGCCCAAAAGACGGCCCTGATTCAGCCATTTATCCAGCAGATCGATTTCGTATTGAGATAAGCGTTTTTCCCCCTGAAAATGGCGGTAATCAGGATCAGCGGGCCAGGGAGGCATAAACCGGGTTCGGGTAACCTGTGCGATCATTTTTGCTTTTCTTGCGACGTCGCGGTAGGTGATAAGGGGGAAAGGCCCTGCACTGCCCGGGCGATGGCAGGGAGTACAATTTTGGTGAATCAGCGGTGCAATGTGTTCGCTGAAGGTAACAGTATCGGGAAGGCGTAAATCGCGGTTTTCAGCCGGATTTCTATTTTCACCGGAATCACATCCTGATATAAACCACAGGGAGAAAACAGCGCAAAAGCCGGAAAATATCAGTAATCGCATCTGCATATTATTCGATCAGACAGCCGATAGCTTCAGTTTGGGATACGGTAACAGGTTTTCCCGCAAGAATAGCGATCAGAGCATCCCGGAGAAAAAATCGGGTCGTGACCGTGCGGTGTTTGCCCAGCGCAGCGATCCAGTTATCAATTTTTCCCTGGTATAAGATTTTGCCCTGATCATTTACGACAAAGGCTTCAGGGGTAACGTTTGCCCCGAGGAAGCAGGTCAGGGAAAGATCGGGGTCAAGCAGCACCTTTACCGGCGGATGGTATTTGCCCATAAAGGACTGTATTTCTATTTTTTCGTAGTATTTGCCGGGAAATATTCC
The DNA window shown above is from Bacteroidia bacterium and carries:
- a CDS encoding redoxin family protein gives rise to the protein MNLIRRFIILITLIVCFDIIFGQSRLNDIALYDIREQPVSLQLINKYKATVFFFLSPDCPLCENYSLTISNLRREFSENAVSFIGIFPGKYYEKIEIQSFMGKYHPPVKVLLDPDLSLTCFLGANVTPEAFVVNDQGKILYQGKIDNWIAALGKHRTVTTRFFLRDALIAILAGKPVTVSQTEAIGCLIE